The sequence ttactaaattactcacgataaacgttcacaaaaagcataacaattattttaagaattatagatacagaactcctctatgcactcgatatgtccgattttaaaatagcttttcggatgaagcacattttgcaatattctaagtagatagcccagccatcacgggctagctatttagacacccacccagtttagccttcaccaaaatcacatttcctataagaaaaatggtcttacctttcctgttcttcgtcagaatgcactcccaggacttctacttcaataacaaattttggtttggtcccaaataatccatcgttatatccaaacagcggcgttttgttcgtgcgttctagacactatcagaatggtaaatcacggtcgtgcgcatggcgcagaacgtgacaaaaaattctaaatattccattaccgtacttcgaagcatgtcaaccgctgtttaaaatcaatttttatgcaatttatctcgtagaaaagcgataatattccgaccgggaatctgcttgtctgtaaactgagggaaaaaccgaaagacgggggcggggcaggtcacgagcCTAAGCCTttctcctctgatagagcactcagcaaaagcgctcgtgtgtttcagccagggctttgaattacgtcattcctgtttttcccgggctctgagaccccattggagacgtgggaagtgtcacgtaacagcagagatcccttgtaatagatagagagaatcaacaagggcaagaaatgttcagacagggtacttcctgaacagaaccttctcaggcttttgcctgcaataggagttctgttatactcacagacaccattcaaacagttttagaaactttggagtgttttctatccaaagctaataattatatgcatattctagtttctgggcaggactaataatcagattaaatcgggtatgttttttatccagccgtgaaaatactgccccctagccataagaggttaatcaATGATAATGATTAATCATAACTgaataggctatctgggaattaaactttaattaCCTGAGAAGTTGGTTCATCTAGGTTAATATTGGAAAGTTAAAATATCTTATGTAATTAGAAGAACCTGAAtaggtatgttcaacaatttaacttattaaattgaatgagacgatgatATCCAATCGATTGAGATTGGCTGGATTATAATAAGTGTAACCAGTAGTTCCAATGTGAGGGTACATTCACTACCAGGGTCACATATCCCTAAGGCTGAAGCCACGCGGGATTCCTGTGAAGGCGGGACTTCCATCAATACTGGATCAGTACTGAGGGTTTGGTTGCAATGATCTTTTATAAGCAAATTTAATTCATTGGTCAGTGATAATAATTAATCATAGGCTATCTGGGGATTAAACATGAATTATTTCTAACATTGCTGGATCTCTGCCCTCGCTCTAGAAATTAATACTGACCGAATCACTTGCTCCTAAGACGCGAGTGACAGAAATAGTACACGTTTGGTCTAACGGACTATAGCTGAAATTTAACAACTCATGCTACTCTGACGTCATCAGATACACAACAACAGGGACAACTTCGGTGGTTACACAGACACATCAAAATCCTGCCAGCGGCTCTATACAACAGTCTGTTTGCCTAGTAATCTGTTTCCACAATTCATATATATACAGAACTTAATTCAACAGTAAAGTCTTGGTCTATCTTAGACACTTCACACGGGGCACCATATGTCGTAACGTGACTATTCATTAATGTGAAGATTGTATATCAAATCAATTCTATATGTGAAATTATTATTaggtgattaaactaatcatgtaaacatgAATTAACCAAGAAGTCGGGGAACCATGGGAAAATGTTGTTTAAAGAGTTGCTGTTTCCCGAATTTAACTCtctcagatattttcatatcttattgATTACAGTCACTTATTAATATATTCTTACCTCATCAGTCTTTCTGATCGTCGTAATTTCTTGTAGTCTGCACAAACCCTACTTTAAGGACAGCTCAATCTTAAATATAAAAATTGCATTCTCTTTTTCCGAATGAGCGGTTATTAGAGTAAAGATTTAGTATTTTCGTGAGCGTAGCTCAATGTCCGATGGAGTAACTCCTTTGTCTCACCCCCCCTGCTCTCTCTGAATTCACCACCGTGTTATAACCAATCTGTCCTGTCTTCTAGAGACGATTTACTGTATGTTGTTAGTGTCTATTTGTgtattctgtaattgtttaatAACTTTGTGAATAAATAATTGAGCCAAATTGTGTATCGCTTATTCATcattaaactcacagacaccattcaaacagttttagaaactttagggtgttttctatccatatataataagtatatgcatattctagttactgggtaggattagtaaccagattaaatcgggtacgttttttatccggccgtgtaaatactgccccctagccccaacaggttaagccaAACGTAGAGATGTTGACGATGTCTTCGATGTATTTAAGGCACTCTGTTAAGGCTTGATGCATATTCTTCATTacatttcaatatttattttcagGTGAGAAAGGACAGAGATTCATATATTTTATGGTTTCTTTGAAAGAATCCTGCATGAAAAAAGTTATGATTTACAACCTTTACCCTGGCATTGTTGAATACACATATATAACTGTTATAATGAGGTTACAGTACTGCTGTGTCCAGTTAGACAAGTCATTCCACTAGATGGCGGTGCTGCGTAATAAATAACGAGTACAGGAGGAAATATATCTAGGAAATACAGTACATGGCATTCAGAAATCTACAGTGCAACCCCAACAGTTAAAGAAACATAAATAAACATACCTGACTGTATTTCCAACCTTCATTTCAGTACTATCAGAAATATACACTAAtattaagttgctctggataattgtctgctaaataactaaaatgtaaagataatctaaaacatattttaaatAAGCTTGGCAATCAGAAACATACAGACTAAAATAAATATTCTGTACAAATcagaaatatataatatatttgagATAAATGTGTATTACCATATTTACAACCTTATAACATTTAATAGTTTTGGTACGATACTCCCAGATTCCACTGTCTTTAATGATACACGGTGTGTTGCTTTGAAGCGCAGGTATGACTCCAGACATCTAATAGCCACATCATCCACCTCGGGGTCAAACTTGTTAGCCATAAGGTGGTGTTGGTTTAGGAGCCACTGAAGGTCTCCAGctccatagacacacacagctctcctgtAGGTCCCGGAGCAGTGGGGGTAGGGGGCTCCGCTCCTCACATCCCCAGCCAGGTAGCTCCACCTCACTACCCTGGCCATGGAGTTCATATCAGACTGCTGGTACTTACTGTTGTGGGGGTTGGAGCCTGGGACAGAGGGCATCCGCTGCAGAGTGGCCCACAGGTGTTCATCAGGACTATAGGTGTCCTTCTCCCACTCCAGCAGAACTCGGACCTCCTGACTCTTCATCACGTGACGGACGAAGGCCCTGGATACCACAAAGTAGGCGTTGCCAGAGAACATGGGGGTGTTGATTGGTGGAGGGGTCTTCTTAACCTCTGTCCTGACCACGGTGTCAGTGACGATGTGGTGGAACTCCCATCTGCCCTTCTTGTAGCCgttggtgacctctgactccaTGCTGTTCTTTCCGTTCAGCAGCTTGAGGGCCTGAACCATCTCAGCATTGGTCTTAATGGGGAAGTCGGTTCCACAGGTGTTGAGAAGGTATCTCCACTGGACAGGTGACTTTAGCAGGTCCTCCATGCAGTTCAGGTCAGCCTGCACTCTGGACCAGGAGGCGTAGATCACGCTCTCTGTCTTACTGGCCACAAACACATTGGGTAAGCAGGAAACAATAGCTCTCACTGCACTCCTGAAGTCCTCGGATGATTTCTGGTCGATGTGGACGCAGTAGACGTTCTGCGGAGTGTACAACGCACGCAGGAGCCTCTCAAACATCTCAATCTTCTCGTGGATGACCATGGAGTAGGCGATGGGGAACTCCTTTTCCTCCTGGCTCAGAGGAACAGTGATGAACCCTCTGTCTGCAACGTACCTCTGACAGTCCTGAGTTACGTTGTGGTAGAACTCCTCTGACAGCAGCTGTTGCTTCTTCTTGGACTTCAGCAGGAGGCTGAGCTGCTCACTCTCCAGACCCTCCATGTCTCCTTGGATGATGGCTGAGCAGGCCGGCAAGTCTGCAGCATAGTGCAGAGGGAGGAGGTCTGGAGAGCGGAGAGGCTTCCTGTCAGAGCAGGGTCTGAGAGCGGCCCACAGGAACAAACAGACAGAGCTACTTAGTATGATCAGAGATAAGTTCCTGAAGACTCTCTGAGAGCTTGACAACCGAAGTGGAGACATGCCTAGTCTTCTATTATCTAACTATGTAGTATTCTCTGTACGGTAGCAGTGACGGTCTATGTGGTGGTATTAGTATCTACATCTAAGGAGTTGCCCACTGCTGCTCAACTGAGTAATGTGTCTCGCTCATACCTCAGAGGTAAAAAAATGACACCTCAGTATAAAAGGAAATCTGTATCATTGACTTTAGTGGGCATGGCCTGTGTGCATGGGGTAAAAACTCTAGTTGGCATGGGAGTGGCTCAGGAGTGGTTCAACCTGTAGTACGCTATGCATGGTTTCACATGTATATGGATCAATTCATGGTCGACTGACATTTTGTGGGTGAGGAGAGCGCCGGACATCTTGTTGATATGACATGCATTACAACAGACTTTTAGCGACGGATGAGCGGCTTAAATTAAAGacatttgaatgtctttgaacttcagagagttggctcatctaacgttggaccagagctagaccttgatcatgactcagttccattacattacacataattCTGCCTAGAATTTTCCAGAGCTAGACCAGAGTTAGCTAACAAGCAAGCTAACAAACCTGTTTGTGCAGACTGGCACCAGAATTCAAATAAAAACATGTCTTACCTTTTTacagttaataaatccaatgtgaaatgtgataactatcatatccttaactagcattgaacaAATTAATCCACTGTTCTCTAAACAAaaatctctccctaatttctgaatttgagaggggcaggtagcctacacacacacactggtaaagATGTTCAgccggcaggcaggcagacactggaataactTTCAGAGTGACTTTGAGGGTTTTGCATAATGACTTCGTGGTGTTTTTGTGGGACTGGAGACAAAAAATGGAAtgtaaaataacgttattaaccggttcGCATGCTcttaaaataatggttctgttccggGAACAGATCACTTTCGTACTTGGTTCTATTCCTTGAAAAATGTTGTTATTATCTGGATTTCAGATCTGTTCCCTGAACCAGTTCCAACCACTGTTTGAAATAAGTTATACATGTcaacttcctctctcctctctgtaactTCACCTGTTTagcctctctagggccggcgggacgaaatcgtcccacctacgtaacagccagttgaatcctgtggcgcgattttcaaataccttagaaatgctattacttcaatttctcaaacatatgactattttacagctatttaaagacaagacgctcgttaatctaaccacactgtccgatttcaaacaggctttacaacaaaagcaaaacattagattatgtcagcagaatacccagccagaaataatcaaacacccatttttcaagctagcatataatatcacaaaaacccagaagacagctaaatgcagcactaacctttgatgatcttcatcagatgacacacctaggacattatgttatacaatacatgcatgttttgttcaatcaagttcatatttatatcaaaaaccagctttttacattagcatgtgacgttcagaactagcatacccaccgcaaacttccggcgaatttactaacaatttactaaattactcacgataaacgttcacaaaaagcataacaattattttaagaattatagatacagaactcctctatgcactcgatatgtccgattttaaaagcTGTAGTAGGCCCGGGGTCTACGTGGCCATGGCCGGctgaaaacccaaaacacactggaaTGGGGTCAACCCAGTGGAGGAGTTACGTAGAGAGTTCCGTGTATACTCTACCAAAGGAAGGAAACGTGCCAACTCGCCCTGCCGGTTCTGACAGTGattcctcaggaacctcccccgTTCCTgattcatcctctccacctgcccattagacTGATTCCGATACCTGGATGTGAGGCTAACCATGATCCGAGCTTCTCTAAGTCCTGCACCAAGCAACCAGTATTTCTCAGTGATGGAATGGATGGTGCGagaaatacctggatgtccagcCACAAATGGTAGCATGGGATCTGGGTGTTTTAGCAAACTAaatactaaattactcacgataaacgttgacaaaaaaacataacaattactttaagaattatagatacagaactccttcatgcaatcgcggtgtccgattttaaaatagcttttcggtgaaagcacattttgcaatattctgagtacatagcccggcgatcacggctagctaatttgacacccgccaagttaggcactcaccaaactcagatttactataagaaaaattggattacctttgctgttcttcatcagaatgcactcccagggcttctatttcaacaaccaatgttgttttggttcgaaataatccatagatatatccaaatagctccgttttgtttgtgcgttcaggtcactatccgaagggtgatgcgccggcgcatttcgtgacaaaaaaatgcaaaatattccattaccgtacttcgaagcatgtcaaatgctgttttaaatacaattttatgcaatttttctcgtaaaatagcgataatattccaaccgggagaagtatccgttcaaacactgaaaggaaaacatggagtcgtcacatgcatgtgcgctccagtgtcattgttctcagaaggaccactctccaaaacccctggtgtttttcgcccagagactggagagctctcattccacgttctggcgcctttctagagccaatgaaagccttagaaaatgtcacgttgcagcagagatcctgtatttttcatagagaggctacagaaggccaagaaatggtcagacagggcacttcccatatagaatcttctcaggttttggcctgccatatgagttctgttatactcacagacatcattcaaacagttttagaaactttagagtgttttctacccaaatctactaattatatgcatattctagtttctgggcaggagtaataaccagattaaagtgggtacgttttttatccggccgtgaaaatacagCCCCCTATCTCTAACAGGTTAAACttttattcaaagaattatagataaacatctccttaatgcaaccgctgtgacagatttcaaaaaaccttcacggggaaagcacactttgcaataatctgagtacagcgctcagaaaacaacagcaggcaatacagatacctgccattttggagttatctaaaatcataaatagcattataaatattcacttacctttgatgatcttcatcagaatgcactcccagggatcctaggtccacaataaatgttgttttgttcgataaagtccataatttatgtccaaatacctccttgttgatggcgcgttcagtaagctactccaaatgtaggaagcacgCAAAAAAATTCacaacaaaaagtcaaaaaaagttatatttacgttcgtagaaattgTCAAAAGATGTATAGCAttaatctttagggcctttttaaggGATACAGCTGTCTTCaattacagactccttctccagctgtataaaagccagtgttcctttgctTAGAGAAATAGCttattggtatgtcctgtgttggttgctgctcagagagagcttctttgatgtcctgtgttggttgttgcccAGACAGtttttgtaaagtattttgtagcCAGTCCTGCGTTGGTATGTTTATGTGGACTGTTTTtattattgaaattgtttgtattattctgtttcatttgttccaagggtggaaggggaaggcaccttgggagtgcttaggcaaaaGTCCTGCGGGCATAAATATActtacattgacattttacatttacgtaatttagcagacgcttttatccagagcgacttacaagttggtgcattcaccttatgatatccagtggaacaaccactttacaatagtacatctatatatttttttgggggggtagggggggtagaaggattactttatcctatcccaggtattccttaaagaggtggggtttcaggtgtctccggaaggtggtgattgactccgctgtcctggcgtcatgggggatcttgttccaccattggggtgccagagcagcgaacagctttgactgggctgagcgggaactgtgcttccgcagaggtagggaggcgagcaggccagaggtggatgaacgcagtgcccttgtttgggtgtagggactgatcagagcctgaaggtacggaggtgccattcccctcacagctccgtaggcaagcaccatggtcttccagcagatgcgagcttctactggaagccagtggagtgtgcggaggagcggggtgacgtgcgagaacttgggaagtttgaacaccagacaggctgcggcgttctggatgagttgtaagggtttaacggcacaggcagggagccccgccagcagcgagttgcagtaatccagacgggagatgacaagtgcctggattaggacctgcgcacttcctgtgtaaggcagggtcgtactctgcgaatgttgtagagcatgaacctacaggatcgggtcactgccttgatgttagcggagaatgacagggtgttgtccagggtcacgccaaggctcttagcactctgggaagaggacacaatggagttgtcaaccgtgatggcgagatcatggaacgggcagtccttccccgggaggaagagcagctccgtcttgccgaggttcagcttgaggtggtgatccgtcatccacactgatatgtctgccagacatgcagagatgtgattcgccacctggttatcagaagggggaaaggagaagattaattgtttgtcatctgcatagcaatgataggagagaccatgtaaggctatgacagagccaagtgacttggtgtatagcgagaataggagagggcctagaactgagccctgggggacaccagtggtgagagcacgtggtgcggaggcGGATTCTcaccatgccacctggtaggagcgacctgtcatgtaggacgcaatccaagagtgagccgcgccagagatgcccaactcggagagggtggagaggaggatctgatggttcacagtatcaaaggcagcagataggtctagaaggatgagagcagaggagagagagttagctttagcagtgcggagagcctctgtgacacagagaagagcggtctcagttgaatggccagtcttgaaacctgactgatttggatcaagaaggtcattctgagagagatagcaagcgagctggccaaggacggcacgctcaagagttttggagagaaaagaaagaagggatactggtctgtagttgttgacatcggagggatcgagtgtaggttttttgaaggggtgcaactctcgctctcttgaagacggaagggacgtagccatcggtcaaggatgagttgatgagcgaggtgaggtaggggagaaggtctccggaaatggtctggagaagagaggaggggatagggtcaagcgggcaggttgttgggcggccggccgtcacaagacgcaataTTTCATctcgagagagaggggagaaagatgtcaaagcatagggtagggcaacgtgagcaggaccagtggtgtcgtttgacttaacaaacgaggattgaATGTCGTTAACCTTCTTTTCAAattggttgacgaagtcatccgcagagagggaggagggggggagggggaggaggattgaGTAGGGAGGAGatggtggcaaagagcttcctagggttagaggcagatgcttggaatttagagtggtagaaagtggctttagcagcagaaacagaggaagaaaatgtagagaggagggagtgaaaagatgccaggtccgcaaggaggctagttttcctccatttccgctcggctgcctggagccctgttctgtgagctcgcaatgagtcgttaagccacggagcaggaggggaggaccgagccggccgggaggacagggtacatagagagtcaaaggatgcagaaagggaggagaggaggattgagGAAGCaaaatcaggagattggttggagaaggattgagcagagggaagagatgataggatggaagaggagagagtagcaggagagagagagcgaaggttgcaactgcgcaataccatctgagtcggggcagagtgagtagtgttggaggagagcgagagggaaaagatacaaggtagtggtcggagacttggaggggagttgcagtgagattagtagaagaacagcatccagtaaagatgaggtcaagcgtattgcctgccttgtgagtaggggggaacggtgagagggtgaggtcaaaagaggagaggagtggaaagaacgaggcagagagaaatgagtcaaaggtagacgtagggaggttaacctctctagggtatgtgggacgaactcgtcccacctacgtaacagccactgaaatccagtggcgcgatttttgaatcgttagaaatactattacttcaatttctcaaacatatgactattttacagctatttaaagacaagaatctcgttaatctaaccccactgtccgatttcaaaaaggctttacaacgaaagcaaaacattagattatgtcagcagagtgcccagccagaaaaaatcagacacccatttttcaagctagcatatcatgtcacataaacccaaaccacagctaaatgcagcactaaccttttatgatcttcatcagatgacacacctaggacattgtgttatacaatacatgcatgtctgttcaatcaagttcatatttatatcaaaaaacagctttttacattagcatgtgacgttcagaaaaagcataacccccgcaaacttccggggaatttactaacagtttgctaaattactcacgataaacattcacaaaaagcataacaattattttaagaattatagatacattactcctctatgcactcgatatgtccgattttaaaatagcttttcggatgaagcacattttgcaataatctaagtac comes from Salmo trutta chromosome 7, fSalTru1.1, whole genome shotgun sequence and encodes:
- the LOC115197746 gene encoding beta-1,3-galactosyl-O-glycosyl-glycoprotein beta-1,6-N-acetylglucosaminyltransferase 3-like isoform X1, with product MSPLRLSSSQRVFRNLSLIILSSSVCLFLWAALRPCSDRKPLRSPDLLPLHYAADLPACSAIIQGDMEGLESEQLSLLLKSKKKQQLLSEEFYHNVTQDCQRYVADRGFITVPLSQEEKEFPIAYSMVIHEKIEMFERLLRALYTPQNVYCVHIDQKSSEDFRSAVRAIVSCLPNVFVASKTESVIYASWSRVQADLNCMEDLLKSPVQWRYLLNTCGTDFPIKTNAEMVQALKLLNGKNSMESEVTNGYKKGRWEFHHIVTDTVVRTEVKKTPPPINTPMFSGNAYFVVSRAFVRHVMKSQEVRVLLEWEKDTYSPDEHLWATLQRMPSVPGSNPHNSKYQQSDMNSMARVVRWSYLAGDVRSGAPYPHCSGTYRRAVCVYGAGDLQWLLNQHHLMANKFDPEVDDVAIRCLESYLRFKATHRVSLKTVESGSIVPKLLNVIRL
- the LOC115197746 gene encoding beta-1,3-galactosyl-O-glycosyl-glycoprotein beta-1,6-N-acetylglucosaminyltransferase 3-like isoform X2; amino-acid sequence: MEGLESEQLSLLLKSKKKQQLLSEEFYHNVTQDCQRYVADRGFITVPLSQEEKEFPIAYSMVIHEKIEMFERLLRALYTPQNVYCVHIDQKSSEDFRSAVRAIVSCLPNVFVASKTESVIYASWSRVQADLNCMEDLLKSPVQWRYLLNTCGTDFPIKTNAEMVQALKLLNGKNSMESEVTNGYKKGRWEFHHIVTDTVVRTEVKKTPPPINTPMFSGNAYFVVSRAFVRHVMKSQEVRVLLEWEKDTYSPDEHLWATLQRMPSVPGSNPHNSKYQQSDMNSMARVVRWSYLAGDVRSGAPYPHCSGTYRRAVCVYGAGDLQWLLNQHHLMANKFDPEVDDVAIRCLESYLRFKATHRVSLKTVESGSIVPKLLNVIRL